The following is a genomic window from Nitrosomonas communis.
TTTTTTTTGATGATTCTCGGCTCCAGTAATCGGCTCCGGTAATCTGAAAATGCGTAAAAGATGGTTATTATCCACTATTATGGCTTCGTTATAAACACCAGATAAAACCAAATCCAATGATTAAAAGGTTGTAGTAGATTAGCTTATTAAAAACGGAGTCAAAACTTATTCAACTCTCTTTAAAATATAGCTCGGTCAGTTTGCTAAAATCAGTAATTTTGACATGAAATCAATATAGCTAGCATTCCTTATTTCTTTTTTAACAAGCTCAATGGTTCATGCTCAAAACTATGACCAATTTGTTGGAACATTGCGGGCAGGCTTCAGGCAGATTTCATATAGCGGCAAGCTACAAGGTTGTAAGATAAATTTTGAAACATCTGCACAAGATTTTGCTTATCGAGCAGGCGGACCAATAATCGCTGGTAGTAGCATAGCTTTATATATTGAGCCGTTCGGGATGATGCTAAAACCAGGTGTTGCTGATGTATTGAATAACAATATTGTAGAAGCACCCTATTACGCCTTTATAAAAACATCAAATGGTACTACTGCTGGCAGTATATACGAGTCCTATGACGCAGATAACAAAGGCTATCGCTTATTTGTTCCTCAAACTAATAAGACAACAATGGCCGTGATGATAGATATTCTTAGCGGTGAAAAGCCAACTATAGGCTTCAATCGTAGTAAAAGCGGCTTTATGATTAAATCTGACTTATTCAGAAATTGGTTTGAATAAGAACTACCAAATAACGTCATTGAAGTTATCCTTTCGGCCATAAAGCTAATCAGTCAATATCACTCAATATCCTGCGTAATCTGAAAAACGTAACAACTTCGCTGCAGCTAATGCCATAAGCATTAATAATATACAGTGCCATATAAATAAATTATTAAGTAATAAGCGCATAGATAGCTCATTAGAATTGATTGCTCTCTCATTTTTTGTAACCATTACTGGAGTAATGTTCATTGGGGCTACTTATTCTCTAAAGCAGGTTATCCATTTGGACGTATCTTAACTAATTCGTTACTGATGATTTATTATTCTTTTTTGCCTTATCATTCGTATTTGTTTCTTGGAGTACTTTTAATCTGCCAGAAGATATGCTACCAGTAATATTTCCCGTAACAGTATTTGGCTTATTTTTTTTGCTAAAAAACAAATATAAAGAAAGTCAAAAAATCTTTTTTGCTCCGGGTTCACAACATAATGGAGAAACGCATACAAAGGTATTTCAATGTCCAGAATGTGCGCAAAAACTTCGAGTATCTATACCGCCATCGACTGCAATAGGGAAATGTCCATCCTGTAACACACGTTATAAGCTAAGTCAGGATGCCAACGGCTTTTTATACGTTTATTTAGTAAACAATATCGATAACGAAGATAGCGAACTAACCCTCAGCATTTCTAAATGCTACGCGATTCTTGGGGTTCGGTTGGATGCAACTCCTTCCGACATAAAATGGGCCTATAAAAGGAAAATTAAGGAATATCATCCCGATAAAGTATCTACTCTTGGTGTTGAAATACGAGACCTTGCAGAAAGAAAATCAAAAGAAATTATTGGTGCTTATAGAATGCTTAAGGAGTATGGGCTTGCTGAGTAACTTGCCTGTAAAAATTAGAATTTAATCTGGCGTATTCAAAAATAAAATAAGATAAACGCTGACAATTGCCATCATTGTAATGAGCTCTTTTGGTCAAATAAAATGAAACATCCCTTGCTGCAATAACCTCAACAACTCTATTTCACTTCATTTAATAATTATCACTTCTTTCAGAAGTAATAATTTTTTTGCTGTAAATTCCAAAAGCATGGAAGATATGTGAAAACTATATAATTACTAGTTGTGCTTGATTTTTGTTAGCAATCATCAGGAAGAATACCTATGAAGCTTCTAGATTTTATTGGAATCCGTAGGAGAGAAGAGAAACGTATCGAGCTCTATCAGGGCGACCTGACGGACCTATCACCAGCCGAAGGATTCGATCTTCTGGTCGTTTTCAGCCTTTCCGAATGAATACACCCCACTCCTTCCTCACTGAGAAGTCGCGAAACTGACGAGGATATTATCTTTCCTGTCTACCTCTACACAACTCAGCTTCCGACCTACATGAAATATCGAAACTACTTTGATTGCCGTGAAGGGAACAGATCAAAGATAAGGGAAGCATCGATGGAGCTTTTGAATACACTTACTGGAGCCTAACCATTCATATATCTGGCACATTGTGAAGTGGTACCCAAAAACTGTACAGGTTGTTAAGCTCTGGCAGAATTAAAAAGGAGCTTAATAACAATGAGTAAAAAGCGCATACAATATTCGAGCGAATTCAAAGCAAAACTAGCGCTGGCAGCGATACGTGGTGATGAAACTGTCCCCCAATTAGCAGCGCGTTATAATGTACATCCCACGCAGATCAATAGCTGGAAACGGCAACTCATTGAGCAAGCTGCCGAGCTGTTTTGTAAAAATAATACTGCCGCCAATAAGGAGCAGCCTACAACAGATGACCTGCACCGGGTTATTGGTCAATTGGCGGTAGAACGCGATTTTTTAGCAAGAAAGCTCAATCATTAAGTCTTGTAGAACGCAAAGAGATGATTGAGCCCCATGGCAAACTTAGTCAAACTCGTCAATGTCAGCTGCTGGATCTGGCGCGCTCAACTTATTATTATCAACCGCAACCAATCAGTAATGCTGATCTGGTTCTGCTGCGCATGATGGATGAACAGTACTTAAAGACGCCACAATATGGCTCACGCAGTTATGCTACCTGGTTTCAGCGCCAGGGAATCATGTTAGGGCGCAAGAAAGCCTCTTCCTTAATGAAGACACTCGGTATTGTCAGCATAGCTCCAAAACCCAGGACCAGCATCTCAAGCAAACAGCATAAGGTCTATCCTTATCTGCTTAGAGAACTTGTCATTAATAAACCCAATCAGGTTTGGGCTGCCGACATAACCTATGTCCCCATGGAGAAAGGCTTTGGCTATCTGGTTGCCATCATCGACTGGCATTCGCGTAAGGTGTTGAGCTGGCGCTTGTCCAATACCTTGGATACTGACTTTTGTACTCAGGCGCTGGAGGCAGCCATCCAGGATTATGGCTGTCCACAGATCATGAATACCGACCAGGGCGTACAGTTTACCAGCGAAGCATTTACCTCCATACTAAAAGATCATCATATTCAGATCAGCATGGATGGCAAGGGGTGCTACTATGACAACATTTTTGTTGAACGACTTTGGCGGACAGTTAAGTATGAGCTTTTATATACCAGAGAATTCAATAATCTGAAGGAGATAAAGCAGAATTTATCCACATGGTTTGAATGGTACAATCAAGAACGATTTCATCAAAGCCTTGACCGTCTTACGCCTGATGAAATCTACTATAGTGATCCAAGAATTGATCGGGTTGCCTGAACCTGTTTAACTATACATATCAGAGCTGAACTTTCTTTCAGGTTGTCCAGTTACAGGGAACCACATCATTGAACTGGATAGCACATACGTATCTCCATAAAAATAAATTTTGCGCTATCTCACCGCTTGGCTTGGCTTGGAGCAAATTAAATTAATTAAGCGCCCCTCTGCAGCCAAATCAGGTAGACCAGGTAGTGTTCCGCTAAAATTTTGTTCTGCCCACGGGCGCGCCATAAAACCATTCTTCTGTATATTCATTTATGGTCACACGTATCATAAATGTACCTCATGCATCATATAATTGCCTAACACCTTTTTCTGGAACGTTCTACTAGTGAAATAGCCAGGGTTAATTATGCTAGCCATATCATTTTAACAATATTCTTATGGCCTATGAGTCAAGTAAAATTCATAACCATACACGCGTCACGTTCCAAATCAATCGTAACTATTACCTACAGGAAAAAAACATGAATCATCTTATCAAGCATACTGGCTGGCTGATCTTAGCCATTCTAGGTGCCTTTTCTTTTGGCGTGATAGCCCTGCAGCAAGGCGAATCTATTAACGCGATCTGGATTGTGATCGCAGCGGTTTGTGTTCACCTGATCGGCTATCGCTATTACAGCCTGTTTATTTCACGGCGCGTATTAGGGCTGGATTCTGAGCGCATCACGCCTGCGCATAGATTTAATGATGGGCTGGATTATGTGCCGACCAATAAATATGTGTTGTTTGGCCATCATTTTGCTGCAATTGCTGGTGCCGGGCCGCTGGTTGGACCGATTCTGGCTGCCCAGATGGGTTATTTACCCGGTTTGCTGTGGTTGTTGATCGGTGTGGTGGTAGCCGGTGCCGTTCAGGATTTCGTGGTGTTATTCATGTCGATGCGGCGCGATGGCCGCTCGCTCGGTGATATGATCAAATCTGAGCTTGGGCCTGTCCCCGGCATGATTGCGTTGGTCGGCACTTTTTTTATCATGCTGATTCTGCTGGCGGTATTGGCGTTGATTGTGGTCAAAGCGCTGGCGGAGTCACCTTGGGGTACCTTTACCGTAGCGGCGACCATTCCGATCGCCTTCTTTATGGGCATTTATGCACGTTATCTTCGCCCGGGACAGGTTGGTGAGGTGTCCTTGCTCGGCTTTATTCTGCTCATGCTTGCGATCGTTGGCGGACAATCGATTCAGGAAAACCCTGAGCTGGCCGCCTGGTTTACCTTTAATGGGGTCCAGCTCACCTTTATGTTGATTGCGTATGGTGCCATCGCTTCGGTATTGCCGGTCTGGCTATTGCTGGCGCCGCGTGATTATCTGTCGACTTTCCTGAAGATCGGCACGATTGTCGGGCTAGCTGTGGGGGTACTGGCTATTTCGCCCGAGCTTAAAATGCCGGCTTTCACCCAGTTTGTCGATGGGACGGGTCCAGTCTGGTCTGGCAGCTTGTTTCCGTTCCTGTTTATCACGATCGCATGCGGGGCGGTCTCCGGTTTCCATTCGCTGATCTCATCGGGTACCACGCCGAAAATGATTAAAAATGAGCAGGACGCGCGTTTCATTGGCTACGGCGCCATGCTGATGGAGTCATTTGTCGCGATTATGGCACTGGTTGCGGCTTCCATTATCGAACCCGGGATCTATTTTGCGATGAATAGTCCGGCTGCGTTAATCGGCACTACCGCCGAGTCTGCTGCGCACACCATTTCACAATGGGGCTTTTATCTTACACCGGAGATGTTGACTCAAACGGCCAAGGATGTGGGAGAACATACCATCATCTCCCGTACCGGCGGCGCTCCTACTCTGGCTGTCGGCATGGCGCAAATTCTGTCCAACTTTATCGGCGGACAGGCGATGATGGCATTCTGGTATCACTTCGCGATTCTGTTTGAAGCCCTCTTCATCCTGACCGCAGTCGATGCAGGCACCCGGGCGGGACGATTCATGCTGCAGGATCTGCTCGGTACCTTTGTCCCTGCGATGAGACGCACTGACTCCATTTCCGCTAATCTCATTGCTACCACGTTATGTGTCAGTGGCTGGGGATATTTTCTCTACCAGGGGGTGATCGATCCCTTAGGCGGCATTAATACCTTGTGGCCGCTGTTCGGCATTACCAATCAGATGCTCGCCTGTATTGCACTCATTTTGTGTACCTGCATCCTGTTCAAAATGCAACGCGACCGGTATGCCTGGATCACCATTGTGCCGACCGTTTGGATTGCCTGCACCACCTTAACAGCTGCCTGGCATAAGATATTTGATGACAATCCCCGTATTGGTTTTCTCGCCCATGCGACCTCATATGAGGAAGCGCTCAGTGCAGGAAATCTGCTTGCGCCCGCGAAATCGGCTTCTCAGATGCAGCAGGTG
Proteins encoded in this region:
- a CDS encoding J domain-containing protein, giving the protein MLPVIFPVTVFGLFFLLKNKYKESQKIFFAPGSQHNGETHTKVFQCPECAQKLRVSIPPSTAIGKCPSCNTRYKLSQDANGFLYVYLVNNIDNEDSELTLSISKCYAILGVRLDATPSDIKWAYKRKIKEYHPDKVSTLGVEIRDLAERKSKEIIGAYRMLKEYGLAE
- a CDS encoding IS3 family transposase encodes the protein MSKKRIQYSSEFKAKLALAAIRGDETVPQLAARYNVHPTQINSWKRQLIEQAAELFCKNNTAANKEQPTTDDLHRVIGQLAVERDFLARKLNH
- a CDS encoding IS3 family transposase, with the translated sequence MIEPHGKLSQTRQCQLLDLARSTYYYQPQPISNADLVLLRMMDEQYLKTPQYGSRSYATWFQRQGIMLGRKKASSLMKTLGIVSIAPKPRTSISSKQHKVYPYLLRELVINKPNQVWAADITYVPMEKGFGYLVAIIDWHSRKVLSWRLSNTLDTDFCTQALEAAIQDYGCPQIMNTDQGVQFTSEAFTSILKDHHIQISMDGKGCYYDNIFVERLWRTVKYELLYTREFNNLKEIKQNLSTWFEWYNQERFHQSLDRLTPDEIYYSDPRIDRVA
- a CDS encoding carbon starvation CstA family protein; protein product: MNHLIKHTGWLILAILGAFSFGVIALQQGESINAIWIVIAAVCVHLIGYRYYSLFISRRVLGLDSERITPAHRFNDGLDYVPTNKYVLFGHHFAAIAGAGPLVGPILAAQMGYLPGLLWLLIGVVVAGAVQDFVVLFMSMRRDGRSLGDMIKSELGPVPGMIALVGTFFIMLILLAVLALIVVKALAESPWGTFTVAATIPIAFFMGIYARYLRPGQVGEVSLLGFILLMLAIVGGQSIQENPELAAWFTFNGVQLTFMLIAYGAIASVLPVWLLLAPRDYLSTFLKIGTIVGLAVGVLAISPELKMPAFTQFVDGTGPVWSGSLFPFLFITIACGAVSGFHSLISSGTTPKMIKNEQDARFIGYGAMLMESFVAIMALVAASIIEPGIYFAMNSPAALIGTTAESAAHTISQWGFYLTPEMLTQTAKDVGEHTIISRTGGAPTLAVGMAQILSNFIGGQAMMAFWYHFAILFEALFILTAVDAGTRAGRFMLQDLLGTFVPAMRRTDSISANLIATTLCVSGWGYFLYQGVIDPLGGINTLWPLFGITNQMLACIALILCTCILFKMQRDRYAWITIVPTVWIACTTLTAAWHKIFDDNPRIGFLAHATSYEEALSAGNLLAPAKSASQMQQVIFNDYLDAGLAAMFMCILLSMLFFGLRAVLLARRAARVELSPVNPY